One part of the Mariniflexile litorale genome encodes these proteins:
- a CDS encoding NAD(P)H-dependent oxidoreductase, translating into MQKPNFSNLKAIYVNCTLKKSPEKSNTKGLMDVSTNIMKKEGVSVDEIRFVDHVVAYGVYPDMTEYGAKTDEWPTLFKRIFDADILILGTPIWLGEKSSVAQKFIERIYAMSGKTNNKGQYLFYDKVAGCVITGNEDGIKHCAMGMLYAMQHVGYSIPPQADCGWIGEVGPGPSYLDEESDAKNSAFTNRNTTFMTYNLLHLATMIKQYGGYSAYGNSREAWDNGKRWNFENPEYR; encoded by the coding sequence ATGCAAAAACCTAATTTCTCCAATTTAAAAGCAATTTACGTAAACTGTACCCTTAAAAAATCTCCAGAAAAAAGTAATACCAAAGGCTTAATGGATGTTTCGACGAACATCATGAAAAAAGAAGGTGTCTCGGTTGACGAAATCCGTTTTGTCGATCATGTTGTCGCTTATGGTGTTTATCCAGACATGACAGAATATGGTGCAAAAACCGACGAATGGCCAACGCTTTTTAAACGTATTTTTGATGCCGATATATTAATTTTAGGCACCCCTATTTGGTTAGGTGAAAAATCATCTGTTGCACAAAAGTTTATCGAACGTATATACGCTATGAGTGGAAAGACAAACAACAAAGGTCAATATTTGTTTTATGATAAAGTGGCTGGCTGTGTTATTACAGGAAATGAAGATGGCATAAAACATTGTGCCATGGGTATGCTATATGCTATGCAACATGTGGGTTATTCTATTCCTCCACAAGCAGATTGTGGTTGGATTGGAGAAGTAGGTCCAGGACCCAGTTATTTAGATGAAGAAAGCGATGCTAAAAACAGTGCCTTCACCAACAGAAACACCACTTTCATGACTTACAATCTTTTACATCTCGCTACTATGATAAAACAATATGGAGGTTATTCAGCGTATGGAAACTCAAGAGAAGCATGGGATAATGGTAAACGTTGGAATTTTGAAAACCCAGAATATAGGTAG
- a CDS encoding aspartate/glutamate racemase family protein, which translates to MNPENPQIAILGLGSRSTLFYIEELNTRYQKQLGNYHTFPCLLYNIDFNTINPFLPDRFDVLVPQLTLYLNHLFTFPINHCIIPNITLHQTYDSAQLKHPILHPIKLVIDFIKNNEIENVTIIGSKYSMEGSYISAQLKEEYIQTYIPKAEDIEAFDTLRQKIYNRTETFQDIEKYKTLINHYSKQTHILIACTELSILHQKIQSNNRVIDLALLQIEKVLTLSIETAN; encoded by the coding sequence TTGAACCCTGAAAACCCACAAATTGCCATTTTAGGTCTGGGTAGCAGAAGCACCTTATTTTATATAGAAGAGCTAAACACCAGGTATCAAAAACAATTGGGTAATTACCACACCTTCCCCTGCCTACTTTATAATATTGATTTTAATACCATCAATCCGTTTTTACCTGATAGGTTTGATGTATTAGTTCCACAACTAACCCTGTATTTGAATCACTTATTTACATTTCCTATAAACCACTGCATCATTCCAAACATTACTTTGCATCAAACTTATGACAGCGCTCAATTAAAACATCCTATCCTACATCCTATAAAATTAGTCATTGATTTTATTAAAAATAATGAGATAGAAAATGTGACTATCATTGGATCTAAATATTCCATGGAAGGAAGCTATATTTCTGCACAACTTAAAGAAGAATACATCCAAACCTATATTCCAAAGGCTGAAGATATAGAAGCCTTTGACACTTTAAGACAAAAAATTTATAATCGTACAGAAACATTTCAAGATATTGAAAAATATAAAACCCTTATTAATCACTATTCAAAACAAACACATATATTAATTGCGTGTACCGAACTTTCCATTTTGCACCAAAAAATCCAGTCAAATAATCGTGTTATAGATCTGGCTTTGCTTCAAATAGAAAAAGTTTTAACGCTATCAATTGAAACCGCTAATTAA